A region of Reichenbachiella carrageenanivorans DNA encodes the following proteins:
- a CDS encoding Na+/H+ antiporter NhaC family protein, with amino-acid sequence MDKQGSFKSLIPLMVFIFSFLGIGILLDDFYALPAPIAVILGIMVAFILFSDSLEEKTKQLVEGCGDSKVMTMGIIYLLAGAFATVSKQMGAVDSVVNFGLDFISVQYLPVGVFLVASFLSVATGTSVGSIVALGPIVVGLADRSGTSLALMSATLLGGAMFGDNLSIISDTTIAATQSLGVKMKDKFRANIYIALPAAIVTVSILLIFGLTKDLTAVQTLTETADYELVKIIPYLLVIVLAVMGVPVFHVLIIGIIVSGLMGMSFDSFSLLGFAKTTYKGFEGMTEVFLLAIFSGGLAAMTARDGGINYTLRKVKEWVKGKKSAQFGLGALIGITNLAIANNTVTLLITGDISKEISESYGVDKRKTAALIDTFSCIVQGLLPYGAQVLILLRFTDGRLNFFDLAGHVWYLYLLLVFAVLAIVIKPWDKKISAMAE; translated from the coding sequence ATGGATAAACAAGGAAGTTTTAAGTCGCTGATACCACTGATGGTATTTATATTTTCATTTCTAGGAATTGGTATCTTATTGGACGACTTCTATGCACTGCCCGCGCCTATCGCGGTGATTTTAGGAATCATGGTAGCGTTTATTCTATTTAGTGATAGCTTGGAGGAAAAAACCAAGCAGCTGGTAGAAGGTTGTGGAGATTCCAAGGTGATGACCATGGGCATCATCTATTTACTAGCTGGTGCATTTGCTACGGTGTCGAAGCAAATGGGTGCAGTGGACTCGGTGGTCAATTTTGGGTTGGACTTTATCTCTGTACAATACTTACCAGTAGGCGTGTTTTTGGTAGCTAGTTTTTTGTCAGTAGCTACTGGTACATCGGTAGGGTCTATCGTGGCACTTGGTCCTATCGTGGTGGGACTGGCTGATCGGTCGGGCACTTCTCTGGCGCTGATGTCGGCTACCTTGCTAGGAGGAGCCATGTTTGGTGACAACTTGTCGATCATCTCTGATACGACCATCGCGGCTACGCAGTCGCTGGGTGTGAAAATGAAAGATAAATTTCGAGCCAATATTTATATCGCATTGCCAGCTGCTATTGTCACGGTTTCAATTTTACTGATTTTTGGATTGACCAAAGACCTTACTGCAGTACAAACATTGACCGAAACGGCCGATTATGAATTGGTGAAGATTATCCCTTACCTCTTGGTGATCGTGCTGGCGGTGATGGGTGTACCTGTTTTTCATGTTCTGATTATTGGTATTATTGTGAGCGGGCTGATGGGGATGTCTTTCGATAGTTTTAGTCTCTTAGGATTTGCCAAGACTACTTACAAAGGATTTGAAGGTATGACAGAAGTCTTTCTTCTTGCCATATTCAGTGGAGGGCTGGCAGCTATGACGGCTCGTGATGGCGGTATCAATTATACCTTGCGGAAAGTGAAAGAATGGGTTAAGGGTAAAAAATCAGCTCAATTTGGACTGGGGGCACTGATAGGAATCACCAATTTGGCTATAGCTAACAATACGGTGACACTACTCATCACAGGAGATATTTCCAAAGAAATTAGCGAAAGCTATGGTGTAGACAAACGAAAAACTGCCGCACTGATCGATACGTTTTCTTGTATTGTGCAAGGTTTGCTCCCTTATGGTGCTCAGGTTTTGATTTTACTTCGATTTACGGATGGGCGATTAAATTTTTTCGACTTGGCTGGCCATGTATGGTATTTGTATCTTTTGTTGGTTTTTGCTGTATTGGCCATTGTGATCAAACCTTGGGATAAGAAGATATCGGCGATGGCTGAATAA
- a CDS encoding ATP-dependent helicase — MLEHADLDYLNGLNPPQREAVENVQGPSMIIAGAGSGKTRVLTFRIAHLLKKHKVDPFNILSLTFTNKAAKEMRERIEGVVGNDARNLWMGTFHSVFSRILRAEAHKIGYPSHFTIYDADDSKSLIKQIVKAFGLDDKVYKPNVVFSRISSAKNRLVSWQEYNNNPVYLADDTENGKPEMGKIYREYAQRCFKADAMDFDDLLFNTNVLFRDHIDVLNKYQQRFHYVMVDEFQDTNISQYVITKKLAAVRRNICIVGDDAQSIYAFRGADIQNILNFEKDYPELKVIKLEQNYRSSKTIVNAANSVITKNKNQLRKSVWTDNTEGDLIELIKATTDNEEGKLVASAIFESKVNNQYKNSDFAILYRTNSQSRAMEEALRRNNIKYQIVGGLSFYQRKEIKDLLGYIRYSVNQNDEQALRRIINLPKRGIGAGSVEKLFVAAAETNTDLWTTLEKANTFIPGRTATAIDGFVTTIKSFKLAVEKKDAFEAASLIAKNSGLMKELYDDKTIEGRNRYENVQELLNGIKEFVENPENEDKSMAAFLQEVALLTDADNKDKEGDKDFVTMMTIHMAKGLEFKNVFIVGMEEDLFPSQMMISSRQDLEEERRLFYVAITRAESKLYLSYALTRYRFGRLKTCEPSRFLEEIDKDFLKFNQKMSSPSSSPSATYSSGAGDQYAKTFISNVQRSAPKPPPNQLLHKPSADFRPSDTSKLAVGNKVEHPKFGFGQVTEIDIQGSNKKAQISFEKAGEKTLLLSFAKLRILD; from the coding sequence ATGTTGGAACATGCGGATTTAGACTATTTGAACGGACTGAACCCTCCACAGCGAGAGGCAGTAGAAAATGTACAAGGCCCATCTATGATCATAGCTGGTGCTGGATCAGGCAAGACCCGGGTACTTACTTTCCGTATCGCTCACCTGCTCAAAAAACACAAGGTAGATCCGTTCAACATCCTGTCGCTGACCTTTACCAACAAGGCTGCAAAGGAAATGCGTGAACGAATCGAAGGAGTGGTGGGCAATGACGCACGAAACCTATGGATGGGTACTTTTCACTCCGTTTTTTCTAGAATATTGAGAGCCGAAGCTCATAAAATCGGCTACCCTAGCCACTTCACCATCTACGACGCAGACGATTCCAAATCACTCATCAAACAGATTGTAAAAGCCTTTGGTTTGGACGATAAAGTCTACAAACCCAATGTCGTATTCAGTAGAATCTCTAGCGCCAAAAACCGCTTGGTCTCTTGGCAAGAGTATAACAACAACCCCGTATATCTGGCCGACGACACTGAAAATGGGAAACCAGAAATGGGAAAAATCTATCGCGAGTATGCCCAGCGCTGCTTCAAGGCCGACGCCATGGATTTTGACGATTTACTCTTCAACACCAACGTGCTCTTTCGTGACCACATCGACGTGCTCAACAAATACCAGCAGCGTTTTCACTATGTGATGGTAGATGAGTTTCAGGATACCAACATCTCACAGTATGTAATCACCAAAAAACTGGCCGCCGTTCGGCGAAACATCTGTATCGTGGGCGACGATGCACAGAGTATCTATGCTTTTCGTGGAGCAGATATTCAAAACATCCTGAATTTTGAAAAGGACTATCCAGAGCTGAAAGTAATCAAGCTGGAGCAAAACTACCGATCCTCCAAAACGATCGTGAATGCAGCCAATTCGGTCATTACCAAAAACAAAAACCAGCTACGCAAAAGTGTCTGGACCGACAACACCGAAGGCGATCTGATCGAACTAATCAAAGCCACGACCGACAACGAGGAAGGCAAACTAGTAGCCTCTGCCATCTTTGAGTCTAAAGTGAATAACCAATATAAAAATTCAGATTTTGCCATTCTCTACCGTACCAATAGCCAATCTCGTGCGATGGAAGAAGCCCTACGAAGAAACAACATCAAATACCAAATCGTAGGTGGGCTATCCTTCTATCAAAGGAAAGAAATCAAAGACTTGCTTGGATACATCCGATATTCGGTCAATCAAAACGACGAGCAGGCACTTCGCCGCATCATCAATCTACCCAAGCGAGGCATAGGTGCAGGATCTGTGGAAAAACTATTCGTAGCAGCCGCCGAAACCAACACAGACCTCTGGACTACCCTTGAAAAGGCAAATACGTTTATTCCTGGCCGGACGGCAACTGCCATAGACGGATTCGTGACCACGATCAAAAGCTTCAAACTCGCCGTAGAAAAAAAAGACGCTTTTGAAGCAGCATCGCTCATTGCCAAAAACTCTGGTCTGATGAAAGAGCTCTACGATGACAAAACCATCGAAGGTCGCAACCGCTACGAAAACGTACAAGAGCTACTCAACGGTATCAAAGAGTTTGTAGAAAACCCAGAAAACGAAGATAAATCGATGGCTGCTTTCTTGCAAGAAGTAGCACTACTCACCGATGCGGACAATAAAGACAAAGAAGGCGACAAGGACTTTGTGACCATGATGACCATTCATATGGCCAAAGGATTGGAGTTTAAAAATGTATTTATCGTGGGCATGGAAGAGGACCTATTTCCCTCGCAAATGATGATCAGCTCTCGACAAGACCTAGAAGAAGAGCGCAGGTTATTCTATGTAGCGATCACCAGAGCAGAATCCAAACTGTATCTGAGCTATGCACTCACTCGCTATCGATTTGGGAGACTCAAAACTTGCGAACCCAGTCGATTTCTCGAAGAGATCGACAAGGATTTTCTGAAGTTCAACCAGAAGATGAGCAGTCCCTCTTCTTCGCCCTCAGCTACTTACTCATCTGGGGCTGGCGATCAGTATGCTAAAACCTTCATCAGCAACGTGCAGCGCAGTGCGCCTAAACCTCCTCCGAACCAACTACTACACAAGCCGTCGGCAGATTTTCGCCCGAGCGATACTTCCAAACTGGCTGTGGGCAACAAAGTCGAACACCCTAAATTTGGATTTGGGCAGGTGACCGAAATAGACATACAAGGCAGTAATAAAAAAGCTCAAATTTCTTTCGAAAAAGCAGGGGAAAAGACACTGCTACTGAGCTTTGCAAAGCTGCGAATTCTCGATTAG
- a CDS encoding type II toxin-antitoxin system RelE/ParE family toxin codes for MVKKKFKVVWNDDAKYALKNIYHYIKERESIERAKKVRNEIAASAKSLNVFPEKFVEDPYLKEEPGNFRFKVIWSYKIIYEVTSEAIMVLDIFHTSRNPDRISANK; via the coding sequence ATGGTAAAAAAGAAGTTTAAGGTTGTTTGGAATGATGACGCCAAATATGCCCTCAAAAACATCTACCACTACATCAAGGAAAGAGAATCAATTGAAAGAGCGAAAAAAGTCAGAAATGAAATAGCAGCATCGGCCAAGAGTCTGAATGTTTTTCCTGAGAAGTTTGTAGAAGACCCATATCTGAAAGAGGAGCCTGGAAACTTTCGCTTCAAAGTAATCTGGAGTTATAAGATCATTTATGAAGTTACATCAGAGGCTATTATGGTATTGGACATATTTCATACGAGCAGAAACCCAGATCGTATTAGCGCAAACAAATAG
- a CDS encoding RHS repeat-associated core domain-containing protein yields MPEDGYIYIYVANETQEAQVNFDDITVSILGFDISEMTDYYPGGSVASHWEKEPYRFGYQGEYSEEDQETGFNHFEARAYDSRINRWMVTDPARQYASPYKSMGNNWIRLVDPDGRYDNPKNWFQRTWNNLTFRGGLNDAYAIKAQSIISGADLARFDELNSAGLLDRPESFNAAGEIKSFGMQARTAMLGVTGLAMTTPVLAVGAGELATGLPYYANLSASSVNIAYLRTASAVNSAYWKAGAAYNFSNIVASQGLRVAAGSVAAFSKPLLMNQNSPKFFQRMYHNLRQFNKTGNIDLFNTAQKIYEGYGDTNKVIDNFD; encoded by the coding sequence ATGCCCGAGGATGGTTATATTTACATCTATGTGGCCAATGAGACGCAGGAGGCACAGGTCAACTTCGACGATATCACCGTAAGCATACTAGGCTTCGATATTTCAGAGATGACCGACTACTATCCTGGCGGGAGTGTCGCGAGCCATTGGGAGAAAGAGCCCTATCGTTTTGGTTATCAAGGAGAATACTCCGAAGAAGATCAAGAAACGGGCTTTAATCACTTCGAGGCCAGAGCATACGATAGTCGTATCAATCGTTGGATGGTCACTGATCCAGCTCGTCAATATGCAAGCCCCTATAAGAGTATGGGAAACAATTGGATAAGGTTAGTTGATCCAGATGGTAGGTATGACAATCCAAAAAATTGGTTTCAGAGGACTTGGAATAATTTAACCTTCAGGGGTGGTTTGAATGATGCATACGCAATCAAAGCTCAAAGCATTATTAGTGGAGCAGATTTAGCTAGGTTTGATGAATTGAACTCGGCTGGTCTTTTAGATAGACCTGAGTCTTTTAATGCTGCTGGTGAAATTAAATCATTTGGTATGCAAGCCAGAACTGCAATGCTTGGAGTAACTGGATTGGCTATGACAACTCCAGTTTTAGCTGTAGGTGCTGGAGAATTAGCAACTGGACTTCCTTATTATGCTAATTTAAGTGCAAGCTCAGTTAATATAGCTTATTTAAGGACTGCATCGGCTGTGAATTCTGCATATTGGAAGGCGGGAGCAGCCTATAATTTTTCGAATATAGTAGCTAGTCAAGGGTTGAGGGTGGCAGCTGGCTCTGTGGCCGCGTTTAGCAAGCCACTTTTGATGAATCAAAATTCGCCAAAGTTTTTTCAAAGAATGTATCACAATCTAAGGCAGTTTAATAAAACAGGAAATATTGATTTATTTAATACAGCTCAGAAAATTTATGAAGGTTATGGCGATACGAATAAAGTCATAGATAATTTTGACTAA